The Dehalococcoidia bacterium genome has a segment encoding these proteins:
- a CDS encoding MaoC family dehydratase N-terminal domain-containing protein: protein MSVPRLDQLPKGHRFAPTTYTLDDAWVDAYLAATEDVTTAALEPQAVPPLAVLALAVRALLEQARLPEGSLHLSQEMACHRLPRRGETVTAEAAIVSRSERQGWALLGVELSVRDSEGELLVSGRATLGLPAGGGKP, encoded by the coding sequence ATGTCCGTTCCCCGCCTAGACCAACTGCCCAAGGGCCATCGCTTCGCTCCCACCACTTACACCCTGGACGACGCCTGGGTGGACGCCTACCTGGCAGCTACCGAGGACGTCACCACGGCGGCGCTGGAGCCGCAGGCGGTGCCGCCGCTGGCCGTGCTGGCCCTGGCCGTCCGCGCCCTGCTGGAGCAAGCCCGCCTGCCCGAGGGCAGCCTTCACCTGTCACAAGAGATGGCCTGCCACCGCCTGCCCCGCCGCGGCGAGACGGTCACCGCCGAGGCGGCCATCGTCAGTCGCAGCGAGCGTCAGGGGTGGGCGCTGCTGGGCGTAGAGCTGTCGGTCCGGGACTCGGAGGGAGAGCTGCTGGTATCGGGGCGGGCCACCCTGGGCCTGCCAGCTGGGGGTGGGAAGCCTTGA
- the fabF gene encoding beta-ketoacyl-ACP synthase II translates to MARAVVTGLGCITPIGLRVEEFWRNLVAGVSGVGHITAFDPSGLGCRIAAEVKGFDPLDYMDLRTARRCARFSQFAIAAAAQAVEDAALAVERLDPYTVGVVMNTGGGGVPDIAEGERTYLEKGPARVSAFLVPMLAPNMPSCQIAMRYGIKGPVITSVAACAAGAYAFVEAKWIIDRGEADVVIVGGSEASLHPLTIAAFDNMRALSRRNDDPQGACRPFDRDRDGFVFGEGAVALVVERLEHALARGARIYAELAGGAMTCDAYHITAPEPSGEVAARAMTGALRAAGLAPEEVDYIVAHGTGTPLNDATETAAIKRALGEHAYRVAISSPKSMVGHLLGGAGALSALTAVLAIHEGVIPPTINLENPDPACDLDYVPGAARRAEVRTALVNAFGFGGQNASVVFRRYDGDARGR, encoded by the coding sequence CTGGCTAGGGCCGTCGTAACCGGTTTGGGCTGCATCACCCCCATCGGCCTGCGGGTGGAAGAGTTCTGGCGCAACCTGGTGGCCGGGGTATCGGGGGTGGGGCACATCACCGCCTTCGACCCTTCGGGCCTGGGCTGTCGCATCGCCGCCGAGGTGAAGGGGTTCGACCCCCTGGACTACATGGACCTGCGCACGGCCCGCCGCTGCGCTCGCTTCAGCCAGTTCGCTATCGCCGCCGCTGCCCAGGCAGTGGAGGATGCCGCTCTGGCGGTGGAGCGCCTGGACCCCTACACCGTTGGCGTGGTGATGAACACTGGCGGCGGGGGCGTCCCCGACATTGCCGAGGGGGAGCGCACCTACCTCGAGAAGGGGCCGGCCAGGGTCAGCGCCTTCCTGGTTCCCATGCTAGCCCCCAACATGCCCTCCTGCCAGATAGCCATGCGCTACGGCATCAAAGGGCCCGTCATCACCTCGGTGGCCGCCTGCGCCGCCGGCGCCTATGCCTTCGTAGAGGCCAAATGGATCATCGACCGGGGAGAGGCGGACGTGGTCATCGTCGGCGGCAGCGAGGCGAGCCTGCACCCCCTGACCATCGCTGCCTTCGACAACATGCGCGCCCTGTCGCGCCGGAACGACGACCCCCAGGGCGCCTGCCGCCCCTTCGACCGCGACCGCGATGGCTTCGTGTTCGGCGAAGGGGCCGTGGCCCTGGTGGTGGAGCGGCTGGAGCATGCCCTGGCCCGCGGCGCCCGCATCTATGCCGAGCTGGCCGGGGGTGCCATGACATGCGACGCCTACCACATCACTGCCCCGGAGCCATCGGGGGAGGTGGCGGCCCGGGCCATGACGGGCGCCCTCCGTGCCGCCGGCCTGGCGCCGGAGGAGGTGGACTACATCGTAGCCCATGGCACCGGCACGCCCCTCAACGACGCCACCGAGACGGCGGCCATCAAGAGGGCGCTGGGGGAGCACGCCTACCGGGTGGCCATAAGCTCGCCCAAGTCCATGGTGGGACACCTGCTGGGCGGGGCCGGCGCCCTCTCGGCCCTGACGGCCGTCCTGGCCATCCACGAGGGGGTCATACCTCCCACCATCAATCTGGAGAACCCGGACCCGGCCTGCGACCTGGACTACGTGCCCGGGGCGGCGCGACGGGCCGAGGTCCGCACCGCCCTGGTCAACGCCTTCGGCTTCGGTGGGCAGAACGCGTCGGTGGTGTTCCGCCGCTATGACGGCGACGCCCGGGGGCGCTAG
- a CDS encoding (2Fe-2S)-binding protein, with product MPRITVLPQGLTLEARPGQTIMEAAHEAGYYWPTTCGGQGICTSCVCVVEEGEDGLDPMGPSERRTLYAEFGEAQVRARRLRLACQARVRGDVAVQKRGVRPS from the coding sequence ATGCCCAGGATAACCGTCCTGCCGCAGGGGCTGACGCTGGAGGCCCGTCCGGGGCAGACCATCATGGAGGCAGCCCACGAAGCGGGCTATTACTGGCCCACCACCTGCGGCGGTCAGGGCATCTGCACCAGCTGCGTCTGCGTCGTGGAGGAGGGGGAGGACGGCCTGGACCCCATGGGTCCCAGCGAGCGTCGCACCCTTTACGCCGAGTTCGGCGAGGCCCAGGTGCGGGCCAGGCGTCTGCGCCTGGCCTGCCAGGCGCGAGTCCGGGGGGACGTGGCCGTGCAGAAGCGGGGCGTGCGCCCTTCCTGA
- a CDS encoding lysophospholipid acyltransferase family protein produces the protein MVLAREATTKGATKAVEPWFITAHRALASIVPLELGYLVATPIADLFYLLWREKREATKRNYSRLLNRPLDDPEVDRLARGSFRHFGRYIAELVSVQGWDLDDLRDRVTIYGDEHFEEARSYGRGVIFTSAHMGSIEIASALLLLHGYRVTSVMNRLRPWWLHRWVVMMRERMGVTLLPTEGTGLRLLRALRRNELVALVLDLGVRNGEGRPVTFFGHKTYFPTAPARLARLSGAPILLGLAVRRPGGRFAAYVSPPIFADPSLDPEEDAHRTTQQVLVHFERFVARYPDQWYPFRDMFPQDGP, from the coding sequence ATGGTCCTGGCAAGGGAGGCGACCACCAAAGGCGCGACCAAGGCGGTGGAGCCCTGGTTCATCACCGCTCATCGCGCCCTCGCCAGCATCGTCCCCCTGGAGCTGGGCTACCTGGTAGCGACCCCCATCGCCGACCTTTTCTACCTGCTCTGGCGAGAGAAGCGGGAGGCCACCAAGCGCAACTACTCGCGGCTGCTGAACCGCCCCCTCGATGACCCGGAGGTGGACCGGCTGGCGCGGGGCAGCTTCCGTCACTTCGGCCGCTATATCGCCGAGCTCGTTTCGGTTCAGGGCTGGGACCTGGACGACCTGCGCGACCGCGTCACCATCTACGGGGACGAGCACTTCGAGGAGGCCCGCTCCTACGGGCGCGGCGTCATCTTCACCAGCGCCCACATGGGCAGCATCGAGATCGCCAGCGCCCTCCTGCTCCTGCACGGCTATCGTGTCACCTCGGTCATGAACCGCCTCCGCCCCTGGTGGCTGCACCGCTGGGTGGTGATGATGCGCGAGCGGATGGGCGTCACCCTCCTGCCTACCGAGGGCACTGGCCTGCGGCTGCTGCGGGCCCTGCGCCGCAACGAGCTGGTGGCCCTGGTGCTGGACCTGGGCGTGCGCAACGGCGAGGGCCGGCCGGTGACCTTCTTCGGCCACAAGACCTACTTCCCCACGGCGCCGGCGCGGCTGGCCCGCCTTTCGGGCGCTCCCATCCTGCTGGGGCTGGCCGTGCGGCGCCCCGGGGGACGCTTCGCCGCCTACGTCAGCCCGCCCATCTTCGCTGACCCGAGTCTCGACCCCGAAGAGGACGCCCACCGCACCACCCAGCAGGTGCTGGTGCACTTCGAGCGCTTCGTGGCCCGCTACCCCGACCAGTGGTACCCCTTCCGCGACATGTTCCCGCAAGACGGGCCTTGA
- a CDS encoding helix-turn-helix domain-containing protein, with amino-acid sequence MAEPFDNYLDLIEAARELGIHPQSLRRLIKQKKVPAIMFAGKYLIPRDQFEMFKATYDPRPGRKPVRRLL; translated from the coding sequence ATGGCGGAGCCGTTCGACAACTACTTGGACCTCATCGAGGCCGCCCGGGAGCTGGGCATACACCCCCAGAGCCTACGGCGCCTGATCAAGCAGAAGAAGGTGCCGGCCATCATGTTCGCCGGCAAATATCTCATCCCCCGCGACCAGTTCGAGATGTTCAAGGCGACCTACGACCCCAGGCCGGGGCGCAAGCCGGTGCGACGCCTCCTCTAG
- a CDS encoding LysR family transcriptional regulator encodes MDLGQIEAFVQVAQLHSFSKAAQALQLTQPSVTARIQSLERELGEELFERGGRGVRLTDAGEAFLPYALRILQIVKEARDTVEEVRNLQLGHLRLGSALTISTYVLPKILHVFRQRYPGINVSIRTGRSEQVLQMVLGDEVQVGLVRAIHHPDVDTVPLYEDEIVLVVHCDHPFARRQRVTLEEVASQPLILYDRGSSYFGLIHSYFRQAGLVPHVAMELDSLEATKRMVEQGLGIAMVPKVTIERELQVGALVEVPIADAPPPKRTIALIHRHNRRRSRTVQAFLEVLGEIYRLQPASA; translated from the coding sequence ATGGACTTGGGGCAGATAGAGGCGTTCGTGCAGGTAGCCCAGCTCCATAGCTTCAGCAAGGCGGCCCAGGCCCTCCAGCTCACCCAGCCCTCGGTGACCGCCCGCATCCAGTCGCTGGAGCGGGAGCTAGGGGAGGAGCTGTTCGAGCGGGGCGGCCGCGGCGTTCGCCTGACCGATGCGGGGGAGGCCTTCCTCCCCTATGCCCTGCGCATCCTGCAGATCGTGAAGGAGGCGCGGGACACGGTGGAGGAGGTGCGCAACCTGCAGCTGGGGCACCTGCGTCTGGGCTCGGCCCTGACCATCAGCACCTACGTCCTCCCCAAGATATTGCACGTCTTTCGCCAGCGCTATCCGGGCATCAACGTCTCCATCCGCACGGGGCGGTCGGAGCAGGTGCTACAGATGGTGCTAGGGGACGAGGTGCAGGTGGGGCTGGTGCGGGCCATCCACCACCCCGACGTGGACACGGTGCCCCTCTACGAGGACGAGATAGTGCTGGTGGTCCACTGCGACCACCCCTTCGCCCGTCGGCAGCGGGTGACCCTGGAGGAGGTGGCGTCCCAGCCCCTCATCCTCTACGACCGCGGCTCCAGCTACTTCGGCCTCATCCACTCCTACTTCCGCCAGGCGGGGCTGGTGCCCCACGTGGCCATGGAGCTGGACTCGCTGGAGGCCACCAAGCGCATGGTGGAGCAGGGCCTGGGCATCGCCATGGTGCCCAAGGTCACCATCGAGCGGGAGTTGCAGGTGGGCGCCCTGGTGGAGGTACCCATCGCCGACGCGCCTCCGCCCAAGCGCACCATCGCCCTCATCCACCGCCACAACCGCCGCCGCTCCCGCACCGTCCAGGCCTTCCTGGAGGTGCTGGGCGAGATCTACCGCCTTCAGCCCGCCTCAGCGTAG
- a CDS encoding thiolase family protein produces the protein MREVAVVGVAMTKFGRYNDKDVVRLASEAAVGALRDAGISIKDVQVVVSGNLYQANATVGQRIMKEIGATGVPVINVANACATGSTAFREAYMAVASGAYDIALAIGSEQMGKMGLLGGGGGGDPAYNPEGIMGTNLMPGVFAMTGVEHMRKYGTTIEQFAKVAVKNHKHSVLNPYAQYQIETPLEMVLNARMVAWPNTLYMCCPTGDGAAAAVIMSAEKARQYTTKPVWVAASVLTSDPWTERNPTMWDVNTLTRMAAKEAYEKAGIGPEDLDMVELHDCFATAELVHYENLMLCGEGEAGEFIDKGMPYHRNLGGKIPVNVSGGLLSKGHPLGATGVANIVEIVWHLRDQAGERQIPNAKVGLAHVIGLGSACTIHILKR, from the coding sequence ATGCGCGAGGTAGCAGTAGTCGGCGTGGCCATGACCAAGTTCGGCCGCTACAACGACAAGGACGTGGTGAGGCTGGCCTCGGAGGCCGCCGTGGGGGCGCTGCGCGACGCCGGCATCAGCATCAAGGACGTGCAGGTGGTGGTGTCGGGCAACCTCTACCAGGCTAACGCCACCGTGGGCCAGCGCATCATGAAGGAGATCGGGGCCACCGGCGTGCCCGTCATCAACGTTGCCAACGCCTGCGCCACCGGCTCCACCGCCTTCCGCGAGGCCTACATGGCGGTGGCCTCCGGCGCCTACGACATCGCCCTGGCCATCGGCTCCGAGCAGATGGGCAAGATGGGCCTCCTGGGCGGTGGCGGCGGCGGCGACCCGGCCTACAACCCCGAGGGCATCATGGGCACCAACCTGATGCCGGGCGTCTTCGCCATGACCGGCGTGGAGCACATGCGCAAGTACGGCACCACCATCGAGCAGTTCGCCAAGGTGGCCGTCAAGAACCACAAGCACTCGGTACTGAACCCCTACGCTCAGTACCAGATCGAGACGCCGCTGGAGATGGTGCTCAACGCCCGCATGGTGGCCTGGCCCAACACCCTGTACATGTGCTGCCCCACTGGCGACGGCGCCGCAGCGGCCGTCATCATGTCGGCCGAGAAGGCGCGGCAGTACACCACCAAGCCGGTATGGGTGGCGGCCTCCGTCCTCACCTCCGACCCCTGGACGGAGCGAAACCCCACCATGTGGGACGTCAACACCCTCACCCGTATGGCCGCCAAGGAGGCCTACGAGAAGGCCGGCATCGGCCCCGAGGACCTGGACATGGTGGAGCTGCACGACTGCTTCGCCACGGCCGAGCTGGTCCACTACGAGAACCTCATGCTGTGCGGCGAGGGCGAGGCGGGCGAGTTCATCGACAAGGGCATGCCCTACCACCGCAACCTGGGCGGCAAGATCCCGGTGAACGTCTCGGGCGGCCTCCTCTCCAAGGGGCACCCCCTGGGGGCCACCGGCGTCGCCAACATCGTCGAGATCGTCTGGCACCTGCGCGACCAGGCCGGCGAGCGGCAGATCCCCAACGCCAAGGTGGGGCTGGCCCACGTCATCGGCCTCGGCTCCGCCTGCACCATCCACATCCTCAAGCGCTAG
- a CDS encoding RNA polymerase sigma factor, translated as MAANARQTPPFSQADFEELYRRHHRRVLAYIRRRVDDPELAQDLAADTFLQALASFHRLQRLEAGLSWLLTISRRTVNAHLRRRRVLPLHLWGWPSPEPADPCRELEEEELAAALRRAVRSLPERQRQALLLRFVQGLPGPQVARVMGIQHGTARLLLHRAIGRLREDLGRYAEAG; from the coding sequence ATGGCTGCCAATGCTCGACAGACGCCCCCATTCTCCCAGGCCGACTTCGAGGAGCTCTATCGTCGGCACCACCGACGGGTGCTGGCCTATATCCGTCGCAGGGTCGACGACCCTGAGCTGGCCCAGGACCTGGCTGCCGACACCTTTCTCCAGGCGCTGGCCAGCTTTCACCGCCTGCAGCGGCTGGAGGCGGGCCTCAGCTGGCTGCTGACCATCTCGCGGCGCACCGTCAACGCCCATCTGCGCCGCCGTCGTGTCCTGCCCCTCCATCTCTGGGGCTGGCCATCGCCGGAGCCTGCTGACCCGTGTCGCGAGCTGGAGGAAGAGGAGCTGGCTGCAGCCCTGCGCAGGGCGGTGAGGTCGCTGCCGGAGCGGCAACGGCAGGCGTTGCTGTTGCGCTTCGTGCAGGGGCTGCCCGGGCCGCAGGTGGCCCGCGTCATGGGCATCCAGCATGGCACGGCGCGGTTGCTGCTGCACCGGGCCATCGGACGCCTCAGGGAGGACCTGGGCCGCTACGCTGAGGCGGGCTGA
- a CDS encoding ferredoxin family protein codes for MAYVIAEPCKGVKDASCVDVCPVDCIHTSDHDDQYYINPELCIDCAACVDVCPVSAIFHEDDLPQEWRHYIDVNRRWFEEHDVGRGFRQRTERR; via the coding sequence ATGGCTTACGTCATCGCCGAGCCGTGCAAGGGAGTGAAGGACGCCTCCTGTGTGGACGTCTGCCCCGTAGACTGCATCCACACCAGCGACCATGACGACCAGTACTATATCAACCCCGAGCTGTGCATCGACTGTGCCGCCTGCGTGGACGTCTGTCCGGTGAGCGCCATCTTTCACGAGGACGACCTGCCCCAAGAGTGGCGCCACTACATCGATGTGAACCGCCGCTGGTTCGAGGAGCACGATGTAGGCCGCGGCTTCCGTCAGCGGACGGAGCGACGCTAG
- a CDS encoding MaoC family dehydratase, whose product MTEGAPVALVELVRHLDQAKIDRYAQVSGDHNPLHVDPAFAARTQFGGTVAHGMLLLAYVSEALARAWGRRWLEGGRLRARFRLPARPGDALTVRVLPRGSASCLVEVLDGKGQVLVSAEAEAAETPASPPRKGGDTPG is encoded by the coding sequence TTGACGGAGGGGGCGCCCGTGGCCCTGGTGGAGCTGGTCCGCCATCTGGACCAGGCCAAGATAGACCGCTACGCCCAGGTGAGCGGCGACCACAACCCCCTGCACGTGGACCCTGCCTTCGCCGCTCGCACCCAGTTCGGGGGCACCGTGGCCCATGGCATGCTGCTGCTGGCCTATGTGTCCGAGGCTCTGGCCCGCGCCTGGGGACGTCGCTGGCTGGAGGGGGGAAGGCTGCGGGCCCGCTTTCGCCTTCCGGCCCGCCCGGGCGACGCTCTCACCGTGCGGGTGCTGCCGCGGGGCAGCGCCTCCTGCCTGGTGGAAGTGCTGGACGGTAAGGGGCAGGTGCTGGTGAGTGCCGAGGCCGAGGCGGCCGAGACCCCCGCAAGCCCGCCACGGAAAGGAGGCGATACCCCTGGCTAG
- a CDS encoding DUF1786 domain-containing protein, translating to MRVLAVDVGTGTQDILLFDSEQPIENCVQLVLPSPTEIAARRIARATREGRAVVLVGTVQGGGPCHWALERHLQAGLPAYATPEAAQTFDDDLEAVRAMGVTIVSEDEARSLDGRAQRVVLRDLDLDAIRNALAAFEVDGRYDGLALACLDHGAAPPGYSDRLFRFDHLRRVVEGGNDLLRFAFLPEEVPAYLTRARALLACAQGEGVPMVFLDTGPAAALGALQDPQVGGREEQMVINLGNMHALAFHLTGTRIRSLFEHHTGEVTREQLEDYAQRLLDGTLTHQEVFESKGHGVFYAEGPTGNRPLVAVTGPQRWKLRGSSLQPYFAVPHGDMMLAGCFGLLWAFAHRHPRHGEEVLGRLGVGGL from the coding sequence ATGCGCGTCCTGGCGGTGGACGTGGGCACGGGCACCCAGGACATCCTGCTCTTCGACTCCGAGCAGCCCATCGAGAACTGCGTTCAGCTGGTGCTGCCCTCGCCCACCGAGATCGCCGCCCGCCGCATTGCCCGCGCCACCAGGGAGGGCAGGGCGGTGGTGCTGGTGGGGACGGTGCAGGGGGGCGGCCCCTGCCACTGGGCGCTGGAGCGACACCTGCAGGCGGGCCTCCCCGCCTACGCCACCCCCGAGGCCGCCCAGACCTTCGACGACGACCTGGAGGCGGTGCGGGCCATGGGCGTGACCATCGTTTCGGAGGACGAGGCGCGCTCCCTGGACGGCCGCGCCCAGCGGGTGGTGCTGCGCGACCTGGACCTGGATGCCATCCGCAACGCCCTGGCTGCCTTCGAGGTGGACGGGCGCTACGACGGGCTGGCCCTGGCCTGTCTGGACCACGGCGCCGCGCCCCCTGGCTACTCCGACCGCCTCTTCCGGTTCGACCACCTGCGCCGGGTGGTGGAGGGAGGCAACGACCTGCTGCGGTTCGCCTTTCTGCCCGAGGAGGTGCCCGCCTACCTGACCCGCGCCCGTGCCCTCCTGGCCTGCGCCCAGGGTGAGGGGGTGCCCATGGTCTTCCTGGACACAGGGCCGGCAGCGGCCCTGGGCGCCCTCCAGGACCCCCAGGTGGGAGGGCGGGAGGAGCAGATGGTCATCAACCTGGGCAACATGCACGCCCTGGCCTTTCATCTGACCGGCACCCGCATCCGCTCCCTCTTCGAGCACCACACCGGAGAGGTGACCCGCGAGCAGCTGGAGGACTATGCCCAGCGCCTGCTGGACGGCACTCTGACCCACCAGGAGGTGTTCGAGAGCAAGGGCCACGGCGTCTTCTACGCCGAAGGGCCTACCGGGAACCGTCCGCTGGTGGCCGTCACCGGGCCGCAACGCTGGAAGCTGCGGGGCAGCAGCCTGCAGCCCTACTTCGCCGTGCCCCACGGCGACATGATGCTGGCGGGCTGTTTCGGCCTGCTGTGGGCTTTCGCCCACCGCCATCCCCGGCACGGCGAAGAGGTGCTGGGGCGCCTGGGCGTGGGCGGACTCTAA
- a CDS encoding PaaI family thioesterase: MTATPGGASPRDLCYGCGPANPHGLAIAFEAQGDEAVGRFIPRPEHQGFPGYVHGGVVAAALDEAMGWAVYQAGAWALTGRLEVRFRRPVPVGQPLQVRGRVKEARGRRLLAEARLLDARGELLAEAEALFLRVGPAEAERLRAFYGLPPGEGPSASP; encoded by the coding sequence ATGACGGCGACGCCCGGGGGCGCTAGCCCCCGCGACCTCTGCTACGGCTGTGGGCCGGCCAACCCCCACGGACTGGCCATCGCCTTCGAGGCCCAGGGAGACGAGGCGGTAGGGCGCTTCATCCCCAGGCCTGAGCACCAGGGCTTCCCGGGCTACGTCCACGGCGGGGTGGTGGCGGCTGCCCTGGACGAGGCCATGGGCTGGGCCGTCTACCAGGCCGGAGCCTGGGCCCTCACGGGCCGGCTGGAGGTGCGCTTCCGTCGCCCGGTGCCGGTGGGGCAGCCCCTACAGGTGCGGGGCAGGGTCAAGGAGGCGCGGGGCAGGCGCCTCCTGGCCGAGGCCCGCCTGCTGGATGCCCGGGGCGAGTTGCTGGCCGAGGCGGAGGCCCTGTTCCTCCGGGTCGGGCCGGCGGAGGCGGAGCGGCTGCGGGCCTTCTACGGCCTGCCCCCCGGCGAGGGGCCATCTGCTTCCCCCTAG
- a CDS encoding phosphoribosyltransferase, with translation MPQRRDPENLWLARVLWDLGAIQFGDFTLGRTTLHSPVYVNLRLLTSNPRALWRTARVMWDTVRTLQGMARPHILPFQRVTGIPFGGLHLALAFSLVSKVPLVYIHPPKGKDSSEPFLEGVYRRGERVLLIDDLVTSGTNVIETAAWLHINAGLQVRDVLVLVDRDEGARQRLKGYGLNLISILTLEQILNYLMVCGKIDEEWYRRSIEYIQSRRAAATGLEAEG, from the coding sequence ATGCCCCAGCGTCGCGACCCTGAGAACCTCTGGCTGGCCCGGGTCCTGTGGGACCTGGGTGCCATCCAGTTCGGCGATTTCACCCTCGGGCGCACCACCCTCCACTCGCCCGTCTACGTCAACCTGCGGCTGCTGACCAGCAACCCCCGCGCCCTCTGGCGCACGGCGCGGGTGATGTGGGACACGGTGCGCACCCTGCAGGGGATGGCCAGGCCCCACATCCTCCCCTTCCAGCGCGTCACGGGCATCCCCTTCGGCGGGCTGCACCTGGCCCTGGCCTTCTCGCTGGTGTCCAAGGTGCCCCTGGTCTACATCCACCCACCCAAGGGCAAGGACTCCTCGGAGCCCTTTCTGGAGGGCGTCTATCGTCGCGGCGAGCGGGTTCTCCTCATCGACGACTTGGTGACCAGCGGCACCAACGTCATCGAGACGGCTGCGTGGCTGCACATCAACGCTGGGCTGCAGGTGCGGGACGTTCTGGTGCTGGTGGACCGGGACGAGGGCGCCCGACAGCGGCTCAAAGGCTACGGCCTCAACCTCATCTCCATCCTCACCTTGGAGCAGATCCTGAACTACCTGATGGTGTGCGGGAAGATAGACGAGGAGTGGTACCGCCGCAGCATCGAGTACATACAGTCACGTCGGGCGGCCGCCACCGGCCTGGAGGCCGAGGGCTAG
- a CDS encoding OB-fold domain-containing protein, whose amino-acid sequence MAQETATQQQAQEKKVKPLVPFLRIPDGWPDQPAYLFASRCLECGAMFLGERYACGRCGAVEKFQEVRLSDEGEIYVFTVIHQTFPGIEAPYIAAIIDLPEGVSVRANVYGLDPNKPDPSWFGKKVRMRVEKIRVDREGNDVVAPKYYVVQ is encoded by the coding sequence TTGGCCCAGGAGACCGCCACCCAACAACAGGCGCAGGAGAAGAAGGTCAAGCCCCTCGTCCCCTTCCTGCGCATCCCCGACGGCTGGCCCGACCAACCGGCCTATCTCTTCGCCTCCCGCTGCCTGGAATGCGGGGCCATGTTCTTGGGCGAGAGGTATGCCTGCGGTCGTTGCGGGGCCGTGGAGAAGTTCCAGGAGGTGCGCCTCTCGGACGAGGGCGAGATCTACGTCTTCACCGTCATCCACCAGACGTTCCCGGGCATCGAGGCCCCCTACATAGCTGCCATCATCGACCTGCCCGAGGGCGTCTCGGTGCGGGCCAACGTCTACGGCCTCGACCCCAACAAGCCCGATCCCTCGTGGTTCGGCAAGAAGGTGCGCATGCGGGTGGAGAAGATCCGCGTGGACCGTGAGGGCAACGACGTGGTGGCCCCCAAGTATTATGTGGTGCAGTAG
- a CDS encoding SDR family NAD(P)-dependent oxidoreductase produces the protein MWEGTPLAGKVAVVTGASRGIGRATAIALARAGADVVVAARTATEGEGKLPGSLASTAQEVEALGRRALAVPTDLTRDEQVEELVRRTLEEFGRVDVLVNNAAINYMAPFTETPMRRWDLVLNVNLRGTVLCTKLFLPHMLTQGRGTIVNVSSYLAVAHMPRTLAYGVSKLAIEKFSQGLAQELLGTGVSVNCLRIEANVATEGWTFLNPGIDFSHWERPEGPAECIVWLATRPPSLTGLVLTLADVRRLRAQMS, from the coding sequence ATGTGGGAAGGGACGCCCCTGGCCGGAAAGGTGGCCGTGGTCACCGGCGCCTCCCGAGGCATCGGACGGGCCACGGCTATCGCCCTGGCCCGCGCCGGCGCCGACGTGGTGGTGGCAGCCCGCACCGCCACCGAGGGGGAAGGCAAGCTGCCCGGCAGCCTGGCCAGCACCGCCCAGGAGGTGGAAGCCCTGGGCCGCCGCGCCCTGGCCGTCCCCACGGACCTGACCAGGGACGAACAGGTGGAGGAGCTTGTCCGCCGCACCCTGGAGGAGTTCGGGCGGGTGGACGTGCTGGTCAACAACGCCGCCATCAATTACATGGCCCCCTTCACCGAGACGCCGATGCGCCGATGGGACCTGGTGCTGAACGTGAACCTGAGGGGCACCGTCCTCTGCACAAAGCTCTTCCTGCCCCACATGCTCACCCAGGGACGGGGGACCATCGTCAACGTGTCCTCGTATCTGGCCGTGGCCCACATGCCTCGCACTCTGGCCTACGGCGTCTCCAAGCTAGCCATCGAGAAGTTCAGTCAGGGGCTGGCCCAGGAGCTGCTGGGCACGGGCGTTTCGGTCAACTGTCTGCGCATAGAGGCCAACGTGGCCACCGAGGGGTGGACGTTCCTCAACCCTGGCATCGACTTCTCCCACTGGGAGCGGCCCGAGGGGCCGGCCGAATGCATCGTCTGGCTGGCCACCAGGCCTCCCAGCCTGACGGGGCTGGTGTTGACGCTGGCCGATGTGCGGCGGCTACGAGCGCAGATGTCCTAA